The following coding sequences are from one bacterium window:
- a CDS encoding tetratricopeptide repeat protein, producing MIRRRAAIAGLVAFAAILAAGCATRPMPKSTAEITLDALHLEVDPTGELPPRFWDSWTLMQQGKALFEKKRYDEARKAFARVVAEYPESEVVPHALFNVALCHEALGEWDEALAIYVALEKKRGATIELKELRLRQAECAERAELWSEAVAILERLSGMFSLTQIERINATIRHGVALFRADDALRARDRLKTGLAAYEDMTKKQLPVGTYHVARGYFTLGEIYFDFFDRAKLEGEGRDLAERLETKARLLLLARENYLHCLRTYQADWMPASLHRLAHAFEKFYFAMLEYPVPADLDEEEAIAYRRRLDDKIRNVLLKAIDAYERNIKLDRELGLKSPWARKSEKRLAVARRYLKPESE from the coding sequence ATGATCCGGCGCCGCGCGGCGATCGCGGGGCTTGTCGCGTTTGCGGCGATCCTTGCGGCCGGCTGCGCGACGCGCCCGATGCCCAAGTCCACCGCCGAGATCACGCTCGACGCGCTGCATCTCGAGGTCGATCCCACGGGCGAATTGCCGCCCCGGTTCTGGGATTCCTGGACGCTGATGCAGCAGGGCAAGGCCCTGTTCGAAAAAAAGCGTTACGACGAGGCGCGCAAGGCCTTCGCGCGCGTGGTGGCCGAATATCCCGAATCCGAGGTCGTGCCGCACGCGCTTTTCAACGTGGCCCTGTGCCATGAGGCGCTCGGCGAGTGGGACGAGGCGCTTGCGATCTACGTTGCGCTCGAAAAAAAGCGCGGGGCGACGATCGAACTGAAGGAGTTGCGCCTTCGCCAGGCCGAATGCGCCGAAAGGGCCGAACTCTGGTCCGAGGCGGTGGCGATCCTCGAGCGTCTGTCGGGCATGTTCAGCCTCACGCAGATCGAGCGCATCAACGCGACGATCCGCCACGGCGTCGCGCTCTTTCGCGCCGACGACGCGCTGCGTGCGCGCGATCGCCTGAAGACGGGCCTCGCCGCGTACGAGGATATGACAAAAAAACAGTTGCCGGTCGGCACCTATCACGTGGCACGCGGTTATTTCACGCTCGGCGAGATCTATTTCGATTTCTTCGACCGGGCGAAGCTCGAGGGGGAAGGGCGCGATCTGGCCGAGCGCCTGGAGACCAAGGCGCGCCTGTTGCTTTTAGCCCGCGAGAATTACCTGCATTGCCTGCGGACCTACCAGGCCGACTGGATGCCGGCGAGCCTGCATCGCCTGGCGCACGCGTTCGAGAAATTCTACTTCGCCATGCTCGAATACCCGGTGCCCGCGGACCTCGACGAGGAGGAGGCGATCGCGTACCGGCGTCGGCTGGACGACAAGATCCGCAACGTCTTGCTCAAGGCGATTGACGCTTATGAGCGGAACATTAAGCTGGATCGCGAGCTCGGCCTGAAATCGCCGTGGGCCAGGAAGTCCGAAAAGCGGCTCGCGGTCGCGCGGCGCTATCTGAAACCGGAATCGGAGTGA
- a CDS encoding AgmX/PglI C-terminal domain-containing protein — SDLSSTDINAVINAAVGRITYCFSRGIEENPEMSGVATIQFTIEPTGRVSNAVVSASTLGSPVAEECLRRRVMRLHFPAYAGAPKTVRFPFKYSR, encoded by the coding sequence AGTCCGATCTGTCGAGCACGGATATCAACGCCGTCATCAACGCGGCCGTCGGCCGCATCACTTATTGCTTCTCGCGCGGCATCGAGGAAAACCCCGAAATGTCCGGCGTGGCGACCATCCAGTTCACCATCGAGCCGACCGGCCGCGTGTCGAACGCGGTGGTCTCCGCCTCGACGCTCGGAAGTCCCGTCGCCGAGGAGTGCCTGCGCCGCCGGGTGATGCGCCTGCACTTCCCGGCCTACGCCGGCGCGCCGAAGACGGTCCGCTTCCCCTTCAAGTATTCGCGATGA